A single region of the Bdellovibrio sp. GT3 genome encodes:
- the ygiD gene encoding 4,5-DOPA dioxygenase extradiol, whose translation MKRMPVIFAAHGSPMNALAKTPFTDALTALGERVPHPQAILVVSAHWETEGTKVLYTATPQTIHDFYGFPKALFDVQYPARGPLSLAQTTQKLIPGSELTEKWGLDHGTWSVLVHMFPKADIPVFQLSLDVHAPPEKHIEMGKHLRSLREQGVLILASGNIVHNLREIKWREPDSSTPWAVEFDSAIKQALEQRDEKSLAHIEKFGSAAELSVPTPEHYWPLLYAFGASDDKDKISYPYEGFEMGSLSMRTVMWGS comes from the coding sequence ATGAAACGCATGCCTGTGATTTTTGCAGCTCATGGCTCCCCGATGAATGCTTTGGCAAAGACTCCGTTCACGGATGCTTTGACAGCATTGGGTGAACGCGTGCCGCACCCACAGGCAATCCTTGTGGTGTCGGCACATTGGGAAACAGAAGGAACCAAAGTTCTGTACACGGCGACTCCGCAAACGATTCATGATTTTTATGGATTTCCCAAAGCCCTGTTTGATGTTCAGTACCCTGCCCGCGGACCTTTAAGCCTGGCACAGACCACGCAAAAACTGATTCCGGGCTCGGAGCTGACTGAAAAATGGGGCCTGGATCACGGCACCTGGTCTGTTCTGGTGCACATGTTTCCGAAGGCTGATATTCCAGTGTTTCAACTAAGTTTGGATGTGCATGCTCCTCCTGAAAAGCACATCGAGATGGGTAAACACTTGCGCAGCCTTCGCGAACAAGGTGTGTTGATTTTGGCGAGTGGAAATATCGTGCATAATCTGCGTGAAATCAAATGGCGCGAACCTGACTCCTCCACCCCCTGGGCGGTGGAGTTTGATTCTGCGATCAAGCAAGCACTCGAGCAAAGGGATGAAAAATCCCTGGCGCATATTGAAAAGTTTGGCTCCGCCGCAGAACTTTCCGTTCCAACGCCTGAACATTATTGGCCACTACTTTACGCTTTCGGCGCTTCGGATGATAAGGACAAGATCTCGTATCCTTACGAGGGCTTCGAGATGGGCTCACTATCGATGCGCACGGTGATGTGGGGCTCTTAG
- a CDS encoding YceI family protein: MKMMTATTATIITLLSTAAFAKTIPAGTYTLDSAHSQVGFEVPHLVISSVDGRFTKFDGSITIDPKLEKSKANLNVDINSIDTSNADRDKHLKSPDFFDVAKNPTMKFVTKKVIGTADDLKLVGDLTIKGKTKEITLAVKYLGDVKDAYGNQKIAFTATGKINRQEFGLTWSQAVEAGPVVGDEITLNIKIQGNRPVDKKG; the protein is encoded by the coding sequence ATGAAAATGATGACCGCAACCACAGCTACAATTATTACGTTACTCAGCACGGCGGCTTTTGCCAAAACAATCCCAGCAGGCACTTACACCCTGGATTCTGCCCATTCGCAAGTTGGTTTTGAAGTTCCCCATTTGGTGATTTCTTCCGTTGACGGCCGCTTCACTAAATTTGACGGCTCCATCACGATTGATCCAAAACTGGAAAAGTCCAAAGCCAATTTGAATGTCGATATCAACAGTATCGATACGTCCAATGCTGATCGTGACAAACATTTAAAGAGCCCGGACTTTTTTGACGTCGCAAAAAATCCTACAATGAAGTTCGTAACCAAAAAAGTGATCGGCACGGCTGATGACTTAAAATTGGTAGGCGACTTGACGATCAAAGGCAAAACCAAAGAAATCACTCTGGCAGTGAAATACCTGGGTGATGTGAAGGATGCTTACGGCAACCAAAAGATCGCCTTCACAGCGACAGGTAAAATCAATCGTCAGGAATTCGGTCTGACATGGAGCCAGGCTGTTGAAGCCGGTCCCGTAGTTGGTGACGAGATCACTTTGAATATCAAAATCCAAGGCAACAGACCTGTGGATAAGAAGGGTTAA